The sequence TGTAATTTGTGTGAGCGTGTGTTCCATGTTGCTGTAAATTGCGTGGATTGCTCTGTTGCGGTTGTGAGTCTGTGTTGCTGTAAATCGTGTGCATGTGAGCGTGTATAGCTGCATGTTGATGTTAattgcgcatgtgagtatgtatagctgtaaggtgtgtgtgtgtgtgtgtaaagctgTAAGTTGCTGTATATTGGATTTATTGTTGGTTACCACATTGTGCTCTTGTAATTAATCACAGACCTGTTAACACGTCTTTTTATTTCTGTTCTAGAAAAGAGACATCCCTGATTATTTATGTGGTAAAATCAGCTTTGAGTTGATGCGAGAGCCTTGTATAACACCAAGTGGGATAACCTATGATCGGAAGGATATCGAGGAACATCTCCAGGTACCTTCTTCATAAAGATTTCAGTCATAAacgttttaaaggatcactatagggtcagtaacacaaacctgtattactgaccctatagtgttaaatctagcccccttggcccctcatgcctccataaatatagcaacatcttactgtattcaagccagaagttgtaactctgcatgctgtttgcctcaaaaaaaaaaacaagcagtctgctgacctcatcagaagtggtagcctgatccaatcacagtgctaccccataggattggctgagactgacaaagaggcagatcaggggcagagccagcacaattcaaacacggcccgggccaatcagcatctcctcttagagatgaattgaatggatctctgaggaaagttcagtgtctccatgcagagggtggagacactgaatgtttggatgcattttaggcagccatgacccattaacagccatctgaggagtggccagtgaagttatcactaggctgtaatgtaaacactgcattttctctgaaaagacattgcttacagcaaaaagcctgaaggtaatgattctactcaccagaacaaattcaataagctgtagttgttctggtgactatagtgtccctttaaagctgttaaaggatcactatagtgtcaggaaaacaaagcggttttcctgacacgatGGTGCCCCcagcctcagggtccccctcccgtggcgctgaaggggttaaaaccccttcagcagatTACCTTATtccggtgctggtgacctctcctccccctccgtcagctttcctacggacgctctgcgcgatggaggcattatatgcctccagcgtcacagatgcacctctagtggctgtccactagTCTGCTCTCCAATTTACTGTGCAGGAGATTTCTAcagcaagttaaagggacactccagactgctaaaaagtgcagatttcaatagacatTATggcaggtaatgttacttcctggtttggttagcgtAGTTTCActgaactcaagagacagcaattgcccagagcacctgccttgcagacGTCTCCCTGAGCTGCATTTGGAaatatgtgattggacagacacgaAGTCTGGGCGctgttagaagaggagggcttgcaaacacctcagacaagagatctgcagttttcgCAAGCTAGATATAATTTTAatgaaaagttattttatttattttatatttgggctgtggagtgtccctttaacatataaaaaaaaatgttttcgtgCAGGCCATGTGGCTAGGGCCTtataaacagagtgatttaactcctaaatgggagagaattgagcagtgataatgcagaggcatgatctatactaaaactgcttcattaagttaaggttgttttgatgcctatactgTCCTTTAAAAAAGTTTCTTTATTTTATGCTACAGCATCaacattttatgtgttttgttccCCACTAATCTGAAAAAGATAAGATGATCACTCCTATTTGGTTTATTTAAATGTGCTGAAtgtagttttgttgtttttagtttgactttgtgttatatgtattatttttttttttcttctcgttTACCAGAGAGTTGGTCACTTTGATCCTGTCACCAGGAGCCCTTTGACACAAGATCAACTGATCCCAAACCTGGCCATGAAAGAGGTGATTGATGCCTTCATATCTGAgaatggctgggtggaggactaCTGAGCTGGTGGAGATGGTGGGAGCTTGCCCTGCTCCAGCCCTGAACTGAGTGCCTCTCCTGCCTTAATCCTACTGATCATATTGTCCTACTACACCCCATTCTCCATAATGAGGAACCAGCACTGGGTTCTTTGACATGTTGTACTTGGTTATCTTGCCACTCTCCGGGAGCAGTATCTGCCAATTCCACATTGAGCTATAGCCCTGATTTATTTTCTGCAAGTAGGCATTGTTATTTTGAGGCAATTTCTTCGTTGACCTACTACCCTTTCCGTTCTTCATCAGCTTGCAATGCATGAACTGAAGGTTTGGAATTTGGCCACCATCACTCACCTCTCTGACAGATGGCTGGTTTTCTTGAGATATCACTTCTGAATTCTGTGTAGGCAAATAAATGTTAATTACTGCTCTATGTAACATACAAAGGCTCAAATGGCGATTTGTAATATCTGAAGAGATAACTTATATTCATTTTGAGAGGCCTGATCCTGCATGGAAGCTTCAATAAGTCCAAAGTTCTAAACTGCATCTTGGGTCTAGTCGCTGTGAGCAGAGGTTGGGTATTATATTATAAATTTGACATTCTGAATGAAAAAACTGGTTTATTATTGAGGGAGTGTGTGTTCTTATGCGCTCTCCTACCATAGCACCTTACCTCAAATTCGAAGCCTACTATATCTTTAGGTTTTCATATCCTGTATTCAGTGTTTCAGAACAAATATGTGCAACTTCATTTGAACCTTGTAAGATTTTTCATGCACTTTCAACCAACATCAGCATAATGGAAACCTGGTCAGAACTTGTCTCCTATGAGGACCTTACACTTGAATGAAAAGAAAAACTGGAGAATATATGGACCTCGCAATACCAAATGTTGGCACCTAAATAGAGGTCACTGGTTGCTTTAGCTCTGAATTTCAAACGGTCACTGCATGGACCTTGCTTTTAGAAACTCACCGTGGCTCATGAAAACTTTTTAATAACTTGTTATATTTCCAAGGTAATATTAGTGAATCCATGGCTGTGCTTTCGAAACTCCTGCAAAGCTTGCAGCCTTTAGTCTGCTATCCCAGAAAATAGGCCATTGATGACTTTGGATCTTTTATGGTTTCGACCTATTTCCCCCACCTGTGATCTTGATCTGCTTTATCAAATATCTGAGGACTCTGAGTGTTGCTGGACTGTAAACTTTTCAAGGGAGTTATTTTTCTTCCGAACGTGTGCTTTTTCTCTGTATATATTCTGATGTAAATATATTCGCCCAGTGACCCCCAATGGCATCAATTGATTTCTCTCACTATCTTGCACCCTGGGAGATCAACCGCTGTGTGAATGCAAGGTGTAGTCATTAAAGACGTTTCGCTGTTGCTTAATGTCTGCTTTGTTTTGGACTGATGTTCCACAAAGAGGCAATCTGTGAAATTCACCCCAACCGGTTTTCATAGtggtggctgaggatgatggttGTTGACTAGCCCCTATGGTAGCCCCCAGACCCTGAGCGGTTGTAGTTTATTGTACCATTTAGGAAATGTTACAGAAAACTGTGAAAACCTCTCTACATACAGGAAAGAGTTGAAGTATTACTGTGCGAGATCTGGAGAACACGCTATCTATATATTGggctttattcactaagcttTTAAAAAGCAGGGAATGTACATTTTATGACCACTGACaaacttgacaaatttgcttggaatctaggtgccaacttttttttttttttaaccttttaaaaacaaaaatacaatttttttttattttttttttaaattctttattttatttgtgcttagtGTGAACAATCGTGTTTGCACTGCCACGATAGCTGGTGCAAGCAGGTATggaaacatacattaacataggtatggcattaaaatacatagcacaggttttttttttttttttatattcaggatGGGAAACATGTTGGAGGTTAAGCATGGAATCATGGTTGCACAAAAGATCTGCCTGTCTCGATATTTAGTAATCCAGTAAACTGGTCAATCATGCAGCCTATGGGGATTAACATGCTAGCTGGACATAGCTGAGACTTGCTTGGTACATAAGGTCACATCACTGCACTATCTGAGCATATTATTAGCATTTTACGTCAAGAGCTAACAGATTGTATACATGCTGTACAGTTATATTTGCCTGAGTATGTTAATTGTAAATCTGTTTAGACATAGCTAAATTAACAGGCTGGAGAGATGGAAGTGCAGGCTAAAACTGAAATCATAATTAATATAGATTGAGTGAGAGAGACATGTTTGCTGGGCAAGATGGCATGGTTAGtgttgcttgaaaaaaaaaaaaagggaaaagttaTGCCACTGTGGTTAAAGAACCCAGGGTCCCCGGACAGAGACTCTCCTCCCTGAGGAGAGGTGGACGTGATCCTGATTGTGGTTATTCAGGAGGCAGAAAGTAGGcagccccagtccctgtgcagagaGCAGCCAACTCCCATCACAGGCAGGTCACAGTTCTAGGTTTCTCAGCTCCGTCTGTGAATAATTAAGCTGTGGTGTAGCTTGTCGGGCGGTACCAGCCGGTTGCGGTTGGGAGCTGGGTATGTGTGAGGTCTTCATAGTGAACCACGgccgttgtgtgtgtgtggctcggCTTCACCGGATCGTGCCAGCTTGCAGCCTGAATACCCTTGGAGCCGCTTTGTCAGTCAGCTGATCTCCGCTCAAGGTCCTCGGTGTTGATTGGAGCACTCCAGGTCGGGTCTCAGGTTAGGTAGGTTGCTCAAATGATTTCTCCCTGAGTAGCCCGCAGTGAGCGCCAAGAGCCCCAAGGAGGGGCCTCTTCCTCCATAGCGCGCCGGTCAGGCCCAGCCGCCATCGTAGGTGATGTCTCTGAGATGAAGTCTCCGCTTGGGTAGGAGCCCCAGGGtaggccgggatgacccccaccggcccaaagggggggggaagcaAGGCCATCACCCCACTGAGTTAGGGGACCCCCATGTTGCAGCCAGGCAGGAtagcaggacggcggccgtccaccctacTCACCACCTGGATAGGCTTGACTAGGCCTCGGTCTTAGGGTTCTGTGTTCCCCCCAAAAGGGGCCCAGAATCAGGTCGCTGATTGTTCTCCAGTACTGGCACTTAAGTGCATTTGCCTGTCATGACTTAGCTCCAGAAGTTGCGTTTTTGGGACTAAATTGCCTGAAAATAGCAGGAGCTATAGTGCCATGTGTCTGCtctgcttggcggtccggccccaccctgaaaaatacaattcttaaagggacaatatagtcaccggaaccattacagcttaatgttgtggttctggtgcctatagcctgtccctgcaatgttggcactttaaacactgctttttcaaagaaaatgcagtgtttacattgctgcctagtaacacctctagtgatatTCACTCAGTGCGATTCCTAGTTCAGTgctgcagcacctacattcagcgtctccacactctgcatgaaggcgctgaatgttccccatatcGATGCActaattcaatacatctctatggggaagaTTTAGATTGGCGCAGCACAGTGTTTTGTTGTGCAtgctcaatagcctcccaatactttccaATGGTCTGCAAATGCTGCTGACAGGTCCACAGCTTTTGGAAGCTATTTTTCCATACGCCTCGGAAGAAAACATGCAGAAACAAATACATGTAATATTTAtttggtgtatatctactaaatagtgtttgGTTTTTGAGGGGAGATGGTGTTTGTGTGATTTCTATTCAAGAGTATATAGATTAATATTTAGTAAGAATTTTAAATAGCAATGATACAGGACAGTTATTTGTCTAAACAGCAGCAGCCTCCAATGCAAGTCAAGCTGTAAGAGCAGATTGttggttaaattattatttttcttctcaCTACAATTTAGTGAATGTCATAGGAACAGATGCCATGTTGGTACAGCCAGCGAATCCCTGCAGCTGTCTCTGATACTGTGACACGCAGACGCAGGGAGTAAATGCCTCATCTGCCCATCTCCTACCTGCTGCCACAAGCAACAGGGTGAAGCAAGTCTGTTTTGCATTATTAACTATTCGAGTCTAGAAATTGGCCCAAACCACTGCTTGATGCCAGATCTGTACCAAGCAAAAGGGTTAATTAATTTGCTTACCTGCCTTTATTTGAGAAATGTCAAGCCTGTTTTAATAACTTATCTTCTACCCTATGCTTGGTCAAACACATCAAAAGATGATGGCGGAttacaaaaaagtaaaaactCTCCACTGGTCATTTTTAAGGTTTTAGGATGAATAATCTGCTTTCCTATATGGATCCCCGCTAAGAGCCCAGGAAATCAGCCAGTAATTTcagctaaaatacatatatattttattgaacgtTTACTAACTACAAACCAGGACGGAGCAttcatattattataaatattaaactGTAGACGTTTCACTGGGAATGGAAGATTGTCATTTTAGTTCATGATACAGTATAACAAAATTCTACAGCAATCCTGATTGTGTGATTTTATAAAATGGTCCAGTTGCTAAAAAAATCTAGTCCAGTCCAGTCCAGTTGTAGGGCCAGCAGTGGTTTTCTACCTCCTGGTTCTCTCGGTGGTGTGTGGCACTGTGGGTTGGAAGTCACTGCAATGTTGCTCATGGTACCGTGGCTGTCCTTAGAGGTCTCACCAGTGACTGGTCTGGTAGGGATTATCCAAGAAATGTCGAAATGAAGACACTGGTGTCGAGGTTAAGGGTAGCGTGCCACCACCGGTCAGGAAAATACAAAACCTGGCAAGATGCAGGAAAAAGAAACATACGGATTGAGAATTGATCATTCCCAAACTGGATTCACCTGCATGGAGTGACAGTGGAGCTTTCACCTGTTATGTTTGTTACATAAATCAGTTAAGTACAATTCTAACAGATTAATATTGTCTAATTAAGCAGCAAGTTAAGTTATTACCACTTTGGAACTGACGTCCGATTACATGTGGATTTGGCTGTTTAGAACTTcctttaatattgtaatatttaacaCTTGTAAGTAATACTGACCAAGAGCATGAGATCAACAGCCAATCAGAACCTGAGATTCAGTCGGGTGAGCTATTTAACTCCCAGCATTCCACTGCCTGATAATGTGAGTGACGTGTGGGCCATAAGGATGTGTCTGTTCCTCGGAAAGTCTTTATTTCAATTTAattaacaagaatttaaatttcaAACCAAAGTAGTGGAACTAGAAGCATAGCTGCCTAagagaacatttccagttcagctattgttATCTTCAAAATGACTtcttctcattttagtgaataatcctgtatagTGTGTTATTAACAGGTTTTTACAATTCCAAGCCAGGATTGGAGGTTGATGTGATGGGCATCTAATATGGTGCATATTACCTCTCCGGGGCGGATGGTGCACTCTATGGGACGCTCTACCTCTGAAAGGTAGGGGTATGTATCCAACAGCCATGACAGGGTCGTCCCATTAGGATTAAATTCAGGCGTTTTCTCAGGTGGGTAAAGAAACCAGCGCTGGAAGAAAGTAGGAAGAAGATCGGTTTATTTGGAATTGTAGAGAAAGTAGCAGATAGGGAAAAATAGCTCAATCAGGGGATTCTCACGGTTTGATAGTTTGACATCATAATTGCAATTCTCTTCTCTATGATTTCCCCCCCAGACTGCATGTTTATATTCCCTCCTCAGAGAATAAACCTGATTCATGTTCACGGTAGGACCACAGAATACATCAAGACTTTGTGACTGAGTCCCACGGTGCAGACCTATGAAAGATTTACAGTATATTAATAGAACACTGTATACACATCTCACCTTTCTGCCATATATAACTTCGGAGTAGCCTGGTCCGTGCCAGTGAAAAGGAACCCCTGTGCCAGAACCTGCAGAACATAAAGGACAGATCATCCCTTCATGCACCCTGTCGCCATTTCTCCGGCAGACCGGGTTCAATTAACTGGGAAACAGGACATGTTAGGCCAATCTTCCTGAACTGAAAATAATAACCAAATACGTTTTCCAGTTCTCCTTAGCATTAAATTCAGAGTTTCCTTGTGAACTTCTCAAGGTTCCCAGcttagtaaatatatttttaaaaataggaaAATGTGGTTAGGAGCAACGCAACAAGTAAAATTCACATCtattacttctttgtagaatccATTCAGATTTAGCACTAATTTAGCAGCACAGAACCTATGCTTATGGATTTTAGTGGGGCAGGGAATTAATTTAGTGCTGTACACATTACATACTGCGTCATATGGAACGCCAGACTTTAGATTGGATCCAGGTACAGCTTACACTTACTGTATATGTTACAAAATGACACTTTTTATAGAGGATCCCTGTGTTCCGGCTATAACTCCCCTTTGAATCTTTCCCTGAATACACATAGAACACTCACCGGCAATCCCAAAACTGTATGCTCCACTGGTACCTGGAATCCGGAATGGGGGTGGGGTGTATTTCTTAAACAGTGAACCCCATTCTGTGAAATTATTGTCTCCAAAAAAATACAAAGTATCTGTAGTGCACAAGAAAATATGTCAGTTTCATTTTACAAATGGCAACCTTCAAAGACAGaaattgtggggaaaaaaatattacaagtgGATTCACATCACAACCACTGTCATATTTTTAACAGCAGTAAAATGCATCTATTGTAAGCAGCCGCAGAGGAGGTTGGGAAAAGCACAGTTTTTAATATACACAGAGATGTGTTCTGCTCTGAGGTTATTGGAACAAGccgtttaaattgtgtattttgtacacACCAAAACTACAACAAAAAGCTTGAAGAATGGATACCCAACAATGGGGATCATATTTGTATCAGAATGGGAGCCTGGAAACCTATCCTAGTGCACAGAGGTTCCCTAATTCAGCTTCCCTTTTCTTAGTTACTGATATTCCCAAAAATCACAGCCGTTATATATCCACCCTGCGTAGGTATGGCCAAACATGTACTTGTAGGATACACTGCAGCCAGCACAATCTATTCACATATAAAATAATGCAGCATGTGACTTACCGCAGCCAAGCGAGGTCAGGTCCTGGGGCTTTAGTAAATGATTGACGTATTCCTGGAATGGCACATCCACTGCAGAACAGGACATTTTAAAGCAAATATTAACAGGTGGCAAGAGGTGCACAACGACAGGAGGACTAAttaaaggctggcaaagcattatgggagttggtATGCTACAAGAATCAGAGGTTGTTGCAAAGGGTTGGGAAATGTAGGATTGCAAAGCATTCACTCTAGATAAATCAATTCTGTGGTTTGGACATAGTAGCagtgttagttttttttatttatatttttgattgGGACGATGTGGATTAATAGTGAGGATTTACAGAATTTTGTTTACT is a genomic window of Pelobates fuscus isolate aPelFus1 chromosome 8, aPelFus1.pri, whole genome shotgun sequence containing:
- the JMJD8 gene encoding jmjC domain-containing protein 8 — its product is MGPGIRVFLLLQVLVTLALPEEGKCTEDNGGWVLDHDSPVHEEERCTVEKVDASITYSQFIQQYAYSRPVIIQGITDNVEFQSLCTKQHLVREFGDRQVRLSTANTYSYEKVDVPFQEYVNHLLKPQDLTSLGCDTLYFFGDNNFTEWGSLFKKYTPPPFRIPGTSGAYSFGIAGSGTGVPFHWHGPGYSEVIYGRKRWFLYPPEKTPEFNPNGTTLSWLLDTYPYLSEVERPIECTIRPGEVLYFPDRWWHATLNLDTSVFISTFLG